The genomic segment AGTCGCTCCGGGACTGTGCCCGGCGCTCGACGCGGGATTGCCATGCCGCAGATCCAAGTTCATTCCCGACGCGACTTGCCACACGCGAGTGCGATGGTCCGGATGACAGGGTATGGGGGTAGCGGTCTGCGGCGGACTCCGGGGCCGGACTGTCTGCTGATTGGTGCTACCGAGCTACGAACGTGCGTATCCTGCGCATGATGCGAATTGCAGAATCAGGACTGCCGATTTCTTTACGGAATAAGGACCAGGGTGCTGCAGAGTCGCGTCAGGCACTCAGTGTGGAGGGTTTCAGTCTTTCGGTTGCTTTCGTTTGTTCCCAGGTGTTCCATTCTTCCACCAGTTTGCCGTCCACAATGCGAGCGATGTTGATACCCAGCAGCGTGACGGGTTCGCCGGTCTCTCGTATCTGGACATGGGCGGTCATACGGGTGACAACCTTCTCGCCGTCGACCAGCTGATCCTCAATGTGAAAGGAGTCCTGGGTATAGATAAAGAGGTTGTGGAAGTAGAGGATGCTTTGACGGAGCCCCTCCAGATCGCGGTCACCCGCTGACGGGTGCCCGACATAATTGGGCGCAACGACTTGATCCAGCGCCGAAACGTCTCCGGCGGCATACATATCCACTAGTTTTCGGAAGACCGCTTTTTTGGATTCCGGAGAATCTTGCGTTGTTACGTTGTGCATGGCGAGTTCCTCTCACGTCGCCCGCAGCATTCGACCGACCGGGGCGGGGCGCGGACGTGGTCACAGCTCGAGAGCGTTATTTGCTCTTGGTGGGATTTGCCAGTTTCTCGGCAGCCATTTTCTCCGCAGTGGTCAGGGCTTCGGCCGCGCTTACTTTCACGTCGGGCTCAATTCCAGTCCCTTCCCAATCGCCCTTCGTAACAGGGTTAATAGGCCGTGCGAAAGGAACGCCAATGGTGAAGTGGTCTCCAGCAGGCAGGCCTTTCACCGGATGAGCGCCTCCTCCGGTAGCTTCTCCGATGATGGTGGCCCGCTTCTGCGTTTTCAGGTCGAAGGTAAACTCCTCGCCTCCAGAGAAAGTTCCGTGCGAGGTGAGGACATAGACCGGCTTGTCGAGAAAGCGCTGGCCGGGAACCCAGGGAAGCGTCCAGTACTGGTGCGTCTCATTGGTGTCGCGGGCGGCGAGATCGTTGATGTGGGTAGGTTCGCCGAAAAGAAACGACACCATGAATTCAACCATGCTGGGATCGCCTCCATGATTCTCGCGCAGGTCGAAGATCAGTGCATCTGCGTTCGCAACAAAGCCCATGGCGGCGACGACAGTGGGTCCGCAGAATTCCGGTGGTGGAAAGGCGTCGAACTTGATGTAGCCGACGTTGTGGTTCAGGATTTCGACCTTGGAAAATGTGCAGTTCTGATGCTCGAGCATGGTGCGGAAACGCGCTTTCTCCGCAGGGTCTGGTTCGTGTGAAGCTGCCGCCGGGCCGCTCTGCTCGGGCATCCGGAAGGGATCGTATCCAACAAACAGATGCTTATCGTTGCTGACCGCTTTCAGGTCGCGGCTGAGCGCGTCGGCGAAGTCATTGCCGTTGGTGATGGACTTGTAATCACCATGCTGCTGATGGTCGTGAATGGCCTGAACCATCTTCGCGGCAACGTCAGCGTATACGTAATGATCGGTAAGCTGTTTGCTGATGGCGTCGATCGTCTTTTGCCGGAGCGCTTCGTCGAGCTGGATGTCGTCGATGGTCGCGCCGGGCGGGATGGCGCGGATGCTTAACACCTTAACCTGCGGCGGCGTGACACTCGCGAGTTGCAGAGCTCCGTAGGCATCGATGTTGTCTCCGCGCCCGTGTACGCGGAAAGTAAGGCGGCCGGGCGTGCTTTCGACGACCGAGATGAAATTGAAGCCTCCAGTCTGGCTGCTGAATGAAGTCAGTCCGTCGGCATTGTTCTTAGGATCGTATTGCTTAACGTAGGCGGCGATGCGATCGTGCTCGCCTGTGTTGAATGCGTCAAGAAACGCCTGCAGGGTGTGACCGGCGGGCGTGTCGGGAATAGCCGGAGTTTCTGCGTGTGCTATCGCAAAACTCGCGCATAACGAAACAATTGTGAGAATGAGGGGAATGCGTGTGCCTGTTGACTGAGACAGTCGGAGCATGGGGCCCTCCCGGGGATGGTTCAAATGCGAACATCCAGCATGGATTTGCGGTTGTCAACCGAAACCTGCTCGCGTGTGGATCAACTGCTAAGGTGACGAGGACGAGAGAACGCGGACTCGGTTTCTCGAAGCTTGGACTCCGCTCTGTGCGAAAAGGAAAGGCGCCCCCGGGCGGGAGCGCCTTCACTGTTGGTGTGGGGTGGATTACTCCGGCAGGCTGAGGCTGCCGTTGATTTTGAGCTTGGCTGTGGCGTTGGGGGCGTCGGTGCCGGGCTGGCCGCCGCCGATGGTTACGGTGTACTCGCCGGCGCTGACCAGGGGGTCGCCGGCTTCGGATACCATGCCGAGGTCGCGAGGCTTCAGATCGAAGTGCACCTTCTGCGATTCGCCGGCTTCGAGGTGGACGCGCTTGAAGGCGCGCAGGGCGCGGATGGGTGCTCCGGGCACGCTCGGGAAGGTGAGGTAGAGCTGGGCCACTTCATCGCCGGCCAGTTTGCCGGTGTTGGTGACGGTGACGTCAGCCGAAAGCGGCTCGCCGGCCTTGAGATCGGCGGGGATGGTGAGGTCCTTGTAGGCGAAGGTGGTGTAGCTCAGGCCGTAGCCGAACGGATAAAGCGGCTTGCCGTGGAAGTAGCGGTAGGTGCGGTTGGACATCGAATAGTCTTCGAAGTGCGGCAACTGGTCCACGCCGGTGTAGAAGGTGACGGGCAGGCGTCCGGCCGGGTTGTTCTTACCGCTCAGCGTGGCAGCGATAGCCGAGCCGCCCTCTTCCCCGGAGTACCATGCTTCGAGGATGGCGTTGGCGTGCTCCTTCTCCCAATTGACGGCGAGGGCGCTGCCGTTCATGAGGACAACGACGAGCGGCTTGCCGGCTTTGGCGACGGCCTGGACGAGGTCTTCTTCGGGCTGAGGCATGTCGATGCTCGTGCGGTCGCCGCCGAGGAAGCCGGGCTCGCTGACGGGCATCTCTTCGCCTTCGAGATCGCTTGTGATGCCGACGGCGGCGATTACCACGTCAGCCTTGCGGGCAGCCTCGACTGCGGCGGGGGAGGGGGTGGGGTCGTACTTGTTCCAGATGAGGCGGGCGAGGAACTTGCCCTCTTTCTGGTGGCCATAGGTGACGCTCAGGGCCGCCTTCTCACCCTTGATGAGGTGAATGCGCCCGGTGTGGAGGCCGGCGCCCCAGCCCTGCGCGACCGGCTTGTCATTGACGCGCACGGCCGCGAAGCCGTCGGCGTTGATGCCGATGACGTAGTCGCCGGTTTCCGTAGCCGTGATGAAACCGGTCCACTGCACGGAGAATGAATCCTTGCTCTTGGCCTCGGCCGGGATGCTGCTCTCCGTGAGGTTGACGTTTGATTCCACACGGTCGGTGATGGGCTTGGGCTTGGTCTCGAAGCCCATGCCCTCGCCGTACTCGGCTTTGAGGCCGGGCTTGCCGTCGGGCGTGGTGAGCAGATTTGCGGGCATCAGCGTGTCTTCAGGGCGAAGGAACTGCGTGCCGGGAGCGTAGGTGATTTTGGCGTTGGGGAATTCGGCCTTGAGGCCATCAAGCAGGCTCACGATGTGGCTGGGCGTGCCGTTGTAGTTGCCGAGCAGGACCTTGGTCTGGTCGGCGAGTGGGCCGACTACGGCGATGTTCTTCACCTCGGGCTTGAGCGGAAGCACTCCGTCGTTCTTGAGCAGCACCATGGATTCTTCCGCGACCTTGCGGGCGTAGTTGCGGTGTTCGGTGCTTTCGAGCAGCTTCTCGTCGATCTTGGTGTAGGGCACCGTCTCCGGCGGATCGAACATGCCGAGCTTCATGCGGGCGGTGAAGAGGCGGATGAGAGCCGTATCGACGTCCGACTCAGGCAGGTAGCCCTGCTGCACGGCATCGATGTAGGGCTTGTAATCGTGGTTGTCGCTGACCTTGCCGAAGTCGGCGCATTCGTTGTCCATGCCGCGGATGAGGGAGATAGCGGAGGCCTGCGCCTGGGTGGGGCGGTAGTGGTGGCCGTTGAAGATGTCGATGACGGCGCCGCAGTCGGAGACGACGTAGCCCTGGAATCCCCACTTGTTGCGGAGCTGGTCGACGAGCTGGAACTGGCTGGCGCAGCCCGGCTGGCCGTTGATGGAGTTGTAAGAGCACATGATGGAGCCGGCCTTGCCCTCGGTGATGGCGGCGCGGAAGGCGGGCAGGTAAGTGTCCATCTGGTCGTGCTTGCTGACGTCGACGTCAGCAAAGTGGCGGGTGGGCTCAGGGCCGGAGTGCACGGCGTAGTGCTTGGGGGTGGCGATGACGCGATAGTACTTCGGATCGTCGCCTTGCATACCGGTGACGAAGGCTACGCCCATGCGGCCGGTGAGGAAGGGGTCTTCGCCGTAGGTTTCCTGGCCGCGGCCCCAGCGGGGATCGCGGAAGATGTTGATGTTGGGCGCCCAGAAGTCGAGGCCCTCGAAGATGTTGCTGGAACCGCCGTTCTTCTTAAGGGCCTGCACGTGCTTGATGCGGGCTTCAGTGCTGATGATCTCGCCCATGTGGTGGATGGCGTCAGTGTCGAAGGTGGAGGCCAGGCCGACGGGCTCGGGGAACTCGGTGACGTCTTTGACGGCGACGCCGTGGAGGGACTCGCTCCACCAGTCGTAGGCGGGGACTTTCAGGCGCGGAATGGCGCGGGCCTGATTGACGAGCTGCGTGGCTTTCTCTTCGAGGGTCATGCGCTTGACCAGGTCGGCGGCGCGCTGCTCGGGCGTGAGGGTGGTGTCGAGATATCCGGGCTTATCGGCGTCCTGCGCGGCGAGACTGGAAACGCCGGTGAGCAGCAGGGCCGCCGCGACGGCAAGGCTTGCAATCTTTCTCATAGTTCCCCCGGAGCGGGCGGTATTAAGTCTTAAGCATGTTGGCGACGGAGAAATCCGCTACCGCTCTCCGGGTGCAAAACTAAAAGCGCGCGATGGCTTCTGTCAAGGAGCGAAAAGCTGGCAGCGCCTCTAAAAAATCGTTTTATCGTAGATCTGCACTCTACCAGCGGCGGGGTGGATACGGGGGGTACACATAGTAGGCATACGGCGAGGGCGCTGTGAGGGCCCAGATGAGCGCGATGATCCAGCCGATGCCGGTCCAGCCGAGGAAGAGATTGAGGAAGAAGATCCCGGAGCGTTCGGGCAGGTGACGGCCGTTGGCGACGAGAGTGGGAAGGAAGTAGAGGGCGATGAGAACCAGCAGGTGGAGCATGGAAGTGCAGCCTCCGCGGCGGGCGGACGCTCGGGTCTGAGTCCCGCCGGTTCTAGATACGGTGTAACCTTGCGGGCAGTTCCACGTAAGACAAGACGAGGGCGGTTGGAAGAGGCGCAGGATCCGATGATGGCGGCAGCGGAGATCGTCAGGGGCGCGGGTGAAGAGGCCCTGCTGCTCGATTTCCGCTCCGGAAGCGAAGAGGCCTTCGAGGCGCTATTCCGCGGTTATCAGCGGGAAGTGTACGGGTGGATACTGCGGATCGTTCGCGATGTTGGCGTAGCCGAAGACCTGACCATCGAGACATTCTTCCGGATTCATCGGGCCCATGCGCGATTTGAGCCGGAACGGGGGTTCGGGCCCTGGGCAAGGCGGATCGCAACGCATGCAGCGTTGGACTGGTTGAGAAGGCAGCGGCCGGAGCACGCAATGCCGGATGAGTTCTTTGCCGGAGTGCCCGGGCCCGGCGAGGCCGATCCGCTGGTGACGGGGGAGATCCGGCGCGAGGTGGAACTGGCACTGCGGAGATTGCCGCCGAAGTTACGGATGGCGGCCGTGCTCTCTGTGATTGAAGAGCGGCCGCACAAGGAGATTGCCGATGCGCTGGGGGTAACGGTGGCGGCAGTGAAGCTGCGCGTGTTCAGGGCCATGCGGAAGCTGAGAAGCGAGTTGGAGCAGAAGGGGATCAAGCCATGAAAAGGCAGGGAACAGGGAACGAAAGGCAGGGAACAGGGAACAGGGAACCGGGAACAGAAGACGTGGTCGCGCTGCTGCGGGCGGCGGTACTTCCGGTTGGCGAAGATGCTGGACCCGAGCACGATTTGTGGCGACAGATGCAGGCCCGGTTGCAGCAGGAGGCGGGCGGCTCTGTGCGGCTCAAGTCCGTTCCGTGGTTCGATTGGGCGCTGGCGGGCGGGGTGGCGCTGGTGGTCGTGGCATTCCCTGCTGCTGTTCCGGTTCTGCTGTATTACCTGTGAAGCGGCGGGCGCTGACCTGTGAAGAGGCGCGTTCCGCAGAAAGGAAGATTGTCATGAACACCCATCCTTACCTTCGTGCATTTCTCGCCGGCGTATTTGTGCCCACTCTCATATTGCCCGTGCTGTTGTGCGTGTTCATCGTGGTGAGGCTGGTGCTGCAGGAGCCTTTCCCGATTGAGCGCGGGTTGATTTTTCCAATGGCGGTGGTACCCGCTCTGTGGGGTGTGTGGAACATGCTCCACCTGGGCTCGAATGTGCGCACGCATCTTTCTCTCGGCGTGCATGGCGCGCTGCTGCCGCTCCTGTTGATGCCGGCGGGCGCGGTGCTGGCAACGTCGCTGGGCATCCTGGAACTGGGCGGCAGCGGAGTGAACTGGTTTAATGCGTGCTTCGTGCCGTATGCACTGATCGTGCCGGTGTTCCTAGCCGCGGTGGCTGGGTATTACCTGGCGTGGAAGTACATCGTCGGCTTTGTGAATCGGACGCTGGGGATCGCGTGAGTTTGCGAGGGCTATGCGGGGAAGTAGAAGTCGGCGAGTCCGGCGCGATGGGCGTGCGCGGCCATGGTGTTCTGGATCTCGAGGGCGAGAGCAAGGGCGGAGCGGCCTTGTCGGGCGGTGACGCGGGGTTCACGGCGGGTGCGGACGGAGTCGAGGAATGACTCAATCTCGAGCCGCAGCGGTTCGCCGGGCGTGACTTCCGGCTTCGCGAATGACAAGCCCGGAGCGGGGCCAGATGCAGCGGGCGGCTCAGCGAGAGACTTGGCGAAGGCACGAATCTTCTCCGGATCGCCCTTCGCCTCACCGAATTGCGCAAGCAGCGGAGCGGGAATCTGGCCGGAGAAGAAGAGCTGCTGGAGCATCGCGGTATCGAAACGGCCGGTGGCGAGATACTCAACGGCCGCGGCGGCAAGCTGGGGTGGAACCTCGGCGGAGGGCTGGTCGTCGATACGGATGACGAGCAGTTCGCGGCGAGCGTAGTCGATGGAGACGTATTGGCGCGGCTCGAAGAAGCGCAGCTTGCGCACCCGCTCGGTGGATACGCGCGAAGCCGTGAAGTTCGCCACGCATCCTGATTCGAATTCGACGCGCACGTTCGCGATGTCGACCTTGGGTGAGAGGATAGGCAGGCCGACGGCGCGGACCTCACGCACCGGAGAATTGGCGAAGGTGAGGACGATATCGAGGTCGTGGATCATCAGGTCAAGCACCACGTCGACATCCAGGGAGCGGGGAGTGAAGACACTGAGCCGGTGCGCCTCGAAAAACATGGGGCGCTTCAGTCGAGGCTGAACGGCCATAACGGCTGGATTGAAGCGCTCGAGATGGCCGACTTGCAGGATGCGTGAAGCCTTTTCGGCGCGTGCGACGAGATCGTCGGCCTCGGAGAGGGTAGCGCAGATGGGTTTTTCAACCAGCACATCGAGACCCGCATCGAGCAACTGCGCGGCTACGGCGTGGTGATGAATGGTGGGCACGGCGACCGACGCGGCATCGATCCGCGGACCGCTCTTGAGGAGCTCTTCGACGGTGGCGAAGACTGGGATGCTGTACTGCGCTTCGACCCCAGCGGCGCGGCCTGGGTCGGGCTCGACGGCTGCGGCCAACTCAACGCCTGCATCGGCCTGCTGCAGCTCGCGGTAGACACGAAGATGGTTGCGCCCGAAGGCCCCGGTGCCCGCGACCGCGACACGCAACTGAGAGCGTGAGTCTATTTCTCCGCCCCTTTGCCTTCGACTGCTTTGAGGCAGCGGCCGTAGAGGGCGAGCAATTCGGTGACGTGCTCTTCAGGCTTGGGCGCTGCACTTGCAGTGAAGCCGGTGGAGGGAGCGGTGGGACGGCCGGTGTTGGTTACGCTGGCAACGAACTTCAACAGGTCGAGGGCGATATCTTCATTGCGCCGGGCGCCGAGGCCGGCGTTTGCGAGGGAATCCATAGGTAAGGTCTCCGAAGTCCGATGCTAGCAGAATTGGGTACAACGCATCTCAACAGGCAGGAGCGGGCTCGAAGGTGGGCAGGCTAGGCTGTAGGTGTATGCAGATCGCTTACATCGGCATGGGCGGGAATATTCCCAGCACGGCGGGGCCAGCGGAGGCGACGCTGGTCGCGGCCGTGCAGCGGCTTGGGTCGCTGGGCCGGATCGTCGCCGCTTCGTCGTTGTATTCGACGGAGCCGGTGGGGTATGCCGATCAGCCGCGCTTTGTGAATGCGGTGGTGGCGATTGAGACGGGATTGAGCGCGCGGCAGGTGCTTGAGTCGCTGCTGTGCATTGAGCGCGCATTCGGACGCGACCGGTCGGCCGGAATCAAGGACGGGCCGCGCACGCTCGACCTGGATCTGCTGCTGCTTGGCGACGAGGTGGTGCATGAGAGTGGACTCGAGCTTCCACACCCTCGTATTGCCGAACGCGCATTTGTGCTGGCGCCGCTCGCGGAGATTGCGCCGGACCTGGTGATCGTCACGCAGGGCAAAAGCGTGAAAGAATTACTGCAGCGTTTGACAAGTGATAAGACGCGCAATGCGGTCCTTCCTCTCCATAGTGATCAGTGGCGTGCTGGCGGTAGCGGCGACATCGGCGCGCGCGCAGATGCGCGTCACGCTGACGATTGAAGATCGTTTCGGCGCGGCGGTTGCGGGCGCGCAAGTTGAGGATGGTTCCGGCCGCAGGCTGGGCACCAGCGATGCGCAAGGGGGCGCGGTTTTTGATTGCAAGACGCCCTGCAGATTCATCGTCAAGGCTTCCGGGTTTAGCGCTGCCTCCGAAGTAATCGCAGAGGACATGCCGGCGAACGCAGCGCACACGATGACGGTGCAGCTTGATCCTGCCGGTGCTACGGAGCAGGTCACGGTGACGGCCTACCGTGCTCCGATGGGAGAACTGGAGAGCCCGGCCATTACGCGGCAGCTTGCGCAAGCGGAGTTGCAGAGCACGGCAACCGTGACGATGGACGACAAGCTGCGCCAGTTGCCGGGCGTCGAGCTGTTCCGGCGGTCGAGCTCGCTGGTGGCGAATCCGTCGTCGCAGGGCATCAGCCTGCGCGGTCTGGGATCTACGTCTGCCAGCCGCACGCTGGTGACTGAAGACGACGTTCCGCTCAATGATCCTGTGGGCGGATGGATCCATTGGGAGGAGCAGCCGGAGCTTGCGCTCAGCCAGGTGGAACTGCTGCGTGGCGGCGCCAGCGACTTGTATGGATCGAGTGCGATCGGCGGCGTGGTGAGCTTCCATGTCGCAGAGCCCAAGACGAATGCGCTCGAGGTGCGGTCGAGCTATGGCGGACAGAATACTTACGCGCAGAGCATGCTTGCGCAGGGGCGGCGCGGCCCCTGGGGCGCGGAGTTTGCCGGTACGCTGGTGGGCACCGATGGCTACATCCAGGAGGCTCCGTGGCAGCGTGGGCCCGTTGATGTGAACTCGAATGTGCACGCGCGGACGGGGCTGGCCCTGGTGGAGCACGCGAAAGGGCCTCTGCGGTTGTTCGCGCGCGCGGGCGGCTTCGATGAAGATCGTCACAACGGCACTCCCTACCAGATCAACCACACGCGCCTGTGGCGTTACGCTCTGGGCGGCGACTGGAACGGGCCGCGCCAGGGCACGCTTGTGGTGCGCGGCTACGGCTCTACGGAGCGCTACTACCAGACGTTCTCATCCATCTCCAATGAGCCGACTGCGGAGAATCCCGACTGCTCGTATCGCTGCGGTGAGAAGCCGACGAAGATCTCGAATATTCCCGACAACGAGATTGGCGCATCGGCGCACTGGACGCAGCCGCTGGGCGCGGGATTGCTGCTGCTCGCGGGCAGCGATGTGCACGACGTGCGTGTGTGGGATGAGGAGCAGACTCTGGCCACGGGTTCAGTGGTAAAGGTGGATGTGCACCAGCGGGACCCCGCTCTCTACGGGGAACTGATGTGGGTGCGCAACGGATGGACGGTAGTGGGCTCGGCGCGGGTGGATTGGTTCCAGAACTACGATGTGGAGCAACTGGTGCAGACCGGCAGCGGCTGGACGCCGGCTCCGAAGCAGCCGCCGAGCTTCAGCGAGACGGTGTTCGACCCAAGGCTGGGCGTGACGCGCAAAATTGGCGAACACTGGGCAGTATCGGCATCGGGTTTCCGCGCATTCCGCGCGCCTACCCCGAGTGAGCTGTATCGCTCAACGCAGGTCGGCAATCAGCTTACGAAGGCGAATCCATCGCTGCAAAGCGAGCGTGCAACGGGCTGGGAAGTTGGCGTTGCCACGCAGCGCGAATGGGGTACGGTGCGGACAAGCTGGTTCGACACCCAGATCAACCGGCCCATCTCGGCAGTGACGGTGAATCCGAACTCCTCGCCGATTCTGCTGCAGCGAGAGAATCTCGGCCAGATTGAAAGCCGCGGCGTGTCGATCGATGCGGAGTTGGCTCCGCTGCGCTGGCTCGCGGTAGATGGTGGCTATCAGTACGCGCACGCCACGGTGACGAAGGGGCCGCAGGATGTGGGCAACTGGATTCCCAATGTGCCTCACAATATGGCCACGGTGAACCTGCGGGCGTCTCAGCCGCGGCTCGGAACATTGAGCCTGCAGAGCCGCTTGAGCGGACGGCAGTATGACAACGACGCGAACACGTTCATGCTGCACGGATACTTCCGCATGGATGCGTACGGCTCGCACGAGTTCGGCAGGTGGCTGGAGGTTTTCGCCGCGGGCGAGAACCTGTTCGATCGGAACATCGAAGTGGCGAAGACTCCGACGACGACGCTGGCGCGATCGCGTGTGGCGCGGGCGGGCGTGAACATTCGGCTGGGGCACGAGCGGAAGTAGCGTGCCTCGTTCTGCGCAACTTCTGCTCTCCGCAACTATTTCCGCGCGCCGTGTCTGATCCGAACAGAGTGGCTGCATAGCACAGGCCGCCACCCGAGGAGAGACACGATGAAACTGACGACTATCGCGATGGCGGCGGCCCTGCTTGTAACACCGGCGCTGATGAATGCCCAATCCAGCCGTGAGATCAACCAGAGAAAAGTGAATCAGCAGGATCGCATCGCCCAGGGCGTTCGCTCTGGTCAACTGACGCCTCGCGAAACGGCTCACGTGGAACGGCAGGAACGCGGCATCAATCGCGAAGAGCATGCCATGCGCCGCGCGGACGGCGGACATTTGACGCAGCACGACCGGACCGTCCTGAACCGGCAGCAGAATCATGTATCGCGCAATATCTATCGCGACAAGCACAACAATCGCGTGCGCTAAAGCGGCACTGAGTTACGATTCTCAACCGGGATGTCATCGGCTCATCCCGGTAGAATCGTAAAGTGGCACTTGCTCTCGATCTTCTTCACACCATTGACGCCGGCGGACGCCGCGCACAACTACATCTTCCCCACCAGACAGTCGAAACGCCGGTGTTCATGCCGGTCGGCACAGCGGGCACGGTAAAGGCTGTTCCGCAGGACACGCTCGAATCGCTGGGCGCGCAAATCATCCTGGGGAACACCTATCACCTTTATCTGCGCCCGGGGCATGAGGCAATCCGCCGCATGGGCGGCCTGCACAAGTTCATCAGTTGGCCGCGCGCCATGCTGACGGACTCAGGCGGATTTCAGGTTTTTTCTCTCAGCGAATTGCGCAAGGTGACGGACGAGGGCGTGAAGTTCCGCTCGCATCTCGACGGAAGTTCGCATTTCTTTACTCCTGAGCACTCGATGGACGTGCAGATTGCGCTGGGCGCAGATATTGCCATGGCCTTCGATGAGTGCACGGAGTATCCCGCCGATCGAGCGCGCGCCGAAGAGAGCCTGCGGCTGACGATGGCGTGGGCGCGCCGTTCACTTGATCACTTTCGCGCGCATCAGCACGAGGTTCCGTGGGCCGCTGATTTCGCGGGCCGCAGCCAGTCGCTCTTTGGCATTGTGCAGGGTGGCATGTATCGCGACCTGCGCAAACAAAGCGCCGAGCAGTTGATGGAGATGGACTTCGACGGATACGCGATCGGCGGCCTTAGCGTAGGCGAACCGCGCGATCTCACGCTTGAGATGATCGCGGAAGTGCTGCCCATGCTGCCTAAGGACAAGCCGCGATACGTGATGGGCGTGGGCTACCCCGACGAGATCGAGCAGTACGCGCGCATGGGCGTGGACATGATGGATTGCGTGCTGCCCACCCGTGCCGCGCGGCACGGGTTGCTGTTCACCAGCGAAGGCCGGCTGACAATCAAGAACAAGAAATTCGCAGAAGACCAGGGACCGCCAGATCCCAACTGCGACTGCATGGTGTGCCGCCGCTACACGCGCGCATATCTGCGCCACCTGATGCAGGCGGGCGAAGCGTTGTCAGCTACGCTGAATACGATTCACAATCTTGCCTATTATCTGGGGATCATGCAGAAGGTAAGGGCTTCGCTGGAGAAACCGCAGCAAGCCTGAAGAGCAGAAAAATGCCCAGGGATGCATGGCCAAATCGGCCGGCTTCCCTGGGCATTGTGCTTTATGTCGCAGTGCTACATTCCGCCCCAAAGCCGCGCGGCTGCCATCTCATAGCCACGACGGAAGCCCTCGCGATATTCGCCTGCCAACTCGGGAGGCATATGCGGGTGGCGATATTCATCGCGATTGTTGGGGTCGGGTGGACGACCGTTGCCGCGGTCCTTCTGTGCGCCTTCCATACCGTCATGGAATCCACGGCGCTGGACGTCAGAGAAGCGGCCGGGGGCCCGCCAGCTGTTTGGATCGCCTTGGAATTGCCATGTCTGTTCGCCTGAAAGCTGCGACATGGCAACCTCGTATCCGCGCATAAATCCGCTTCGGAACTCGTCTACCAACTCAGGCGGGACGGGCGGATTGCGGTACTCGGAATTGTCATCAGGGTCTGGCCGGCGATGGTACTGGAAGTCGTCGCGCGCACGTTCGGTGCCTTCGTGGAAACCGCGGCGGGCTGCATCGTTCTGGAGCCCCCGCATGCCCCAGTCCCAGTTCTGCTGCGGTGCATAGGCTCCCGGAGGCGGGTAGCCCTGCGGTGCCTGCGCGCCCCACAGATGCGAAGCGGCGACAGCGTAACCGCGGCGGAACGCATGCCGGTAGGCTTCGCGCATCTCGGGGGGGATGTCCCGCGGCATGTCGTCAGGGTCGCGATACTCTTCGCGGTTATTCACGTTCGGACGGCGGCCGTTGCCGTAGTCTTTGTGCGCGCCTTCTATACCATCGTGAAATCCGCGGCGCTGCACGTCGTTGAACTCCTGTGGGGGAACATCCCAGCCATACTGCTGGCCTGAGAACGCGGGCTCTGGGGCCGCGGCCGCAGATGGTGTGGGACTCAGAACGGCGATGCCGAGAACAACTGCGGCCGCCGGTACGACAAACCAGGTGGGAGTCATGGCTTGCTCTCTCCTTTCAAGCTTGAAACGTAATCTGGGTTCGGAAGTTGCGGTGGAGGGGCCCGATACGTCGGATGGGGAACGCAGCTGCAATCGGGTGCACAA from the Occallatibacter riparius genome contains:
- a CDS encoding ester cyclase; this translates as MHNVTTQDSPESKKAVFRKLVDMYAAGDVSALDQVVAPNYVGHPSAGDRDLEGLRQSILYFHNLFIYTQDSFHIEDQLVDGEKVVTRMTAHVQIRETGEPVTLLGINIARIVDGKLVEEWNTWEQTKATERLKPSTLSA
- a CDS encoding S41 family peptidase, yielding MLRLSQSTGTRIPLILTIVSLCASFAIAHAETPAIPDTPAGHTLQAFLDAFNTGEHDRIAAYVKQYDPKNNADGLTSFSSQTGGFNFISVVESTPGRLTFRVHGRGDNIDAYGALQLASVTPPQVKVLSIRAIPPGATIDDIQLDEALRQKTIDAISKQLTDHYVYADVAAKMVQAIHDHQQHGDYKSITNGNDFADALSRDLKAVSNDKHLFVGYDPFRMPEQSGPAAASHEPDPAEKARFRTMLEHQNCTFSKVEILNHNVGYIKFDAFPPPEFCGPTVVAAMGFVANADALIFDLRENHGGDPSMVEFMVSFLFGEPTHINDLAARDTNETHQYWTLPWVPGQRFLDKPVYVLTSHGTFSGGEEFTFDLKTQKRATIIGEATGGGAHPVKGLPAGDHFTIGVPFARPINPVTKGDWEGTGIEPDVKVSAAEALTTAEKMAAEKLANPTKSK
- a CDS encoding glycoside hydrolase family 3 C-terminal domain-containing protein translates to MRKIASLAVAAALLLTGVSSLAAQDADKPGYLDTTLTPEQRAADLVKRMTLEEKATQLVNQARAIPRLKVPAYDWWSESLHGVAVKDVTEFPEPVGLASTFDTDAIHHMGEIISTEARIKHVQALKKNGGSSNIFEGLDFWAPNINIFRDPRWGRGQETYGEDPFLTGRMGVAFVTGMQGDDPKYYRVIATPKHYAVHSGPEPTRHFADVDVSKHDQMDTYLPAFRAAITEGKAGSIMCSYNSINGQPGCASQFQLVDQLRNKWGFQGYVVSDCGAVIDIFNGHHYRPTQAQASAISLIRGMDNECADFGKVSDNHDYKPYIDAVQQGYLPESDVDTALIRLFTARMKLGMFDPPETVPYTKIDEKLLESTEHRNYARKVAEESMVLLKNDGVLPLKPEVKNIAVVGPLADQTKVLLGNYNGTPSHIVSLLDGLKAEFPNAKITYAPGTQFLRPEDTLMPANLLTTPDGKPGLKAEYGEGMGFETKPKPITDRVESNVNLTESSIPAEAKSKDSFSVQWTGFITATETGDYVIGINADGFAAVRVNDKPVAQGWGAGLHTGRIHLIKGEKAALSVTYGHQKEGKFLARLIWNKYDPTPSPAAVEAARKADVVIAAVGITSDLEGEEMPVSEPGFLGGDRTSIDMPQPEEDLVQAVAKAGKPLVVVLMNGSALAVNWEKEHANAILEAWYSGEEGGSAIAATLSGKNNPAGRLPVTFYTGVDQLPHFEDYSMSNRTYRYFHGKPLYPFGYGLSYTTFAYKDLTIPADLKAGEPLSADVTVTNTGKLAGDEVAQLYLTFPSVPGAPIRALRAFKRVHLEAGESQKVHFDLKPRDLGMVSEAGDPLVSAGEYTVTIGGGQPGTDAPNATAKLKINGSLSLPE
- a CDS encoding superinfection immunity protein, yielding MLHLLVLIALYFLPTLVANGRHLPERSGIFFLNLFLGWTGIGWIIALIWALTAPSPYAYYVYPPYPPRRW
- a CDS encoding RNA polymerase sigma factor, with translation MEEAQDPMMAAAEIVRGAGEEALLLDFRSGSEEAFEALFRGYQREVYGWILRIVRDVGVAEDLTIETFFRIHRAHARFEPERGFGPWARRIATHAALDWLRRQRPEHAMPDEFFAGVPGPGEADPLVTGEIRREVELALRRLPPKLRMAAVLSVIEERPHKEIADALGVTVAAVKLRVFRAMRKLRSELEQKGIKP